The sequence below is a genomic window from bacterium.
ATGATATCTTTGCCCTTTTTAATGTCAGTTAAGTTGTTATAAACACAATTTACGTGGATATAAGCTGTCAAGGGACGGCACGAAGTGCTGATCCCCGATTAATAATTCGGGGACATGCTTATATGCTGGCAAATCCCCAAAATCCACTATGAATTGTATTGTAATACATTGATTATAAATAGAATATAAACCATAAAAGCCGGTGATTGCTTCGGTGATAAAACAGTGACATCGGATGACGTCATGCCGAACTCGTTTCGGCATCTATTCCACATGGTGGTATCATTATTTATTCACCGGAATAAGATTTTATAAACCCATTGAAAAGCCCCGCGGTCACAAGCGTTTTTCGGAAAAAGAATGGGTGCTGTCCGAGCGAGCCGAAGGCTCGTGAGTTCACACATTCCCGAAAAACGGGCCGTGACCGTGGAAACAGGTTTTTCACGGGGTGCCCTTTCCTTGGTTACTTCCTTTGGGCAAGCAAAGGAAGTAACATCTGAAGGAAGTAACATCTAAAAAAGTGTCCTTTAAAATGGGTGCTGTCCGTAACATCTTCACCTGCTCCCCCCAAAAAATCCACGATTACTTTTTTATTGTAATACTTAGTATAACACCTTTTTGGAGCTTCTGATTTTTCAACCCCGTTGAAAAGCCCGTGGAAGAAGGCTTTTCACGGGGTGCCCTTTCCTTGGTTACTTCCTTTGGGCAAGCAAAGGAAGTAACATCTGAAGGAAGTAACATCTAAAGGAAGTAACATCTAAAAAAAGTGTTCTTAAAAAAATGGGGGATTGCCAGTGATTTACATGCCCTTGACAGCAACAAAACATCACATTTAGTTCTGGGACTCGTGAAAAATATACTTTTTCACAGCCCTCTTACCCTGACTTATTATAATTTCACAACACTGTACTTGTTCCTCGGCCCTTATGCGGATGATCCATCTACGATCTGACCTTGATAAAAGCATCGATTGCCTGCCTGACCTGCTCTTCCGAATGGGCGGCTGAAAGCTGTACCCTGATTCTCGCCTTATCCTTCGGTACCACGGGATAGCTGAAAGCTATGACATAGATGCCTTCCCCGAGAAGCGCTTCCGCAGTCCGGGAAGCAAGCACCGCATCGCCGTACATGATGGGGACTATGGGATGTGTTTCGCCGCGAACGGTGAATCCCGCTTCGCTCATGCCGTTCCTGAAAAGCGCCGTGTTGCGGGCGAGACGGTCTCTGAGCTCGGAGGATTCGCTCAGAAGCTCAATTGCCGTGAGCGTTGTCGCGGCAATGGCCGGGCAGAGGGTATTGGAAAAGAGATAGGGACGTGACCGCTGGCGCAGGAGCTGCGCGATTTCACGCCGTGTTGCGGTAAATCCTCCCGATGCTCCGCCGAGCGCTTTGCCGAATGTTCCGGTTATGATGTCGATACGGCCCGAGACGCCGCAGGCTTCCGGTGCGCCCCGGCCGTTCTCCCCGATGACACCCGTTGCATGGGAATCGTCCACCATGACCAGCGCGCCGTATTTCTCGGCTAATTCGCAGATACCTTTCAGGTCGGCGACAATCCCGTCCATGCTGAAAACACCATCGGTCGCGATGAGTCTGATACGGCAGCCGGAAGCATCACGGAGACACTGCTCCAGATTATTCATGTCGTTGTTACGGTATACGAAGCGTTTCGCCTTGCACAGGCGGACGCCGTCAATGATGGAAGCGTGGTTGAGCTCATCGCTTATCACCGCGTCATCGGCGGAAAGCACCGTTTCAAACAGGCCGGTGTTTGCGTCGAAGCACGAGGAATAGAGAACCGCATCCTCCGCTCCGGTGAATTCCGATATACGGCGCTCGAGTTTTTTGTGTATATCGAGGGTGCCGCAGATAAACCTGACCGAGCTCATCCCGTATCCGTAGGTGTCGAGCGCTTTTTTCGCCGCCTCGACAAGCACCGGGCTGTTTGACAGTCCCAGGTAGTTGTTGGCGCAGAAGTTGATCACCTCGGAGCCGTCCTCGAGCCTTATCAGGGCGCTCTGCGGTGTGACAATGATGCGTTCGTGCTTGAATGTCCCGCTTTCCCTGAACTGACTGAGCGATTCTTCGATAATTTCTCTGTTCGTGTACATGGCTGACGGTTCCTTTCATCGGTCATTTCGGGTCATCGTTCATTTCCAGAACGACTTTCACCGCCTCGCCGCGGTGAAGCAGATCGAATCCCCGTTCGAAATCCACGAACGGAAGACGGTGGGTTATCAGACGGTTGACACGTTCCTGCTCCCTGAGC
It includes:
- a CDS encoding glycine C-acetyltransferase, with the translated sequence MYTNREIIEESLSQFRESGTFKHERIIVTPQSALIRLEDGSEVINFCANNYLGLSNSPVLVEAAKKALDTYGYGMSSVRFICGTLDIHKKLERRISEFTGAEDAVLYSSCFDANTGLFETVLSADDAVISDELNHASIIDGVRLCKAKRFVYRNNDMNNLEQCLRDASGCRIRLIATDGVFSMDGIVADLKGICELAEKYGALVMVDDSHATGVIGENGRGAPEACGVSGRIDIITGTFGKALGGASGGFTATRREIAQLLRQRSRPYLFSNTLCPAIAATTLTAIELLSESSELRDRLARNTALFRNGMSEAGFTVRGETHPIVPIMYGDAVLASRTAEALLGEGIYVIAFSYPVVPKDKARIRVQLSAAHSEEQVRQAIDAFIKVRS